The segment agagaggtgggtgctgggtAGCCTGCCCGGGTGGTCTTGGCCCACCACCACCCTCCACCAGCCTCTCCTGATGTGTGTTTCTTTGCAGGAGGGTGGAGAGGTCCATGGGTTCGCAGTGGACCTACCGGGCAGCCTGTTCATGACAGTGGAGGAAAGTGAGGAGATGATGGAGCGCAGAGTGCTCCTCATGGACATCAACAGCCAGACCATGTTCCAGGTAATGCCCACACACGTGGCAGGGATGCTATCCAGACAAGGGTGATGATGCTCACTTGGACAAGGTGCTTTAAAGATGGCCTAGAATCTTGACAGGGAAAGAGGCATGGGACCACCTTCTTGGGAACTCCTACCTGCTTCATGCTTAACAGCTCTCACTTCCCACACTGCCatcacctcctcttcctcttccgcAGGATGAAAATAGCAGCCACATCCTGGGTGACAAGGTGGTTGGCATCTCCCTGGTGGACACAGTGGTGACCAACCTCTCTGATCCAGTGGTCCTCACTTTCTTCCACGACCAGCTGCCGGTAGGTGGAGAAACAGCCTCATTGAACCTGATCCCACCAGGAAAGGAGGGGCAAAGAGGGCTCAGGCCCTGCCAGCTTAGAAAGTGGTCACAATCCAGCAGGTCTGTGCCCTTGGCCTGCCTGTACGGGTTCTCCTACATCTTCTGGAGCTGTATTATGATCATGGTTTCACCATGAGCActggtggtggagctgcctgCGTCTGTCCAGGAAATGCTGCTTTGCAGATACGTCACCTCCAGCACAATATCCACGGCTGGGGGACACTTTGAATTAACAGTCCCTTGGCTCCTTCAGGGCCCTGTCAGGTGCCTGCTCAAAGCTGAACCCCTTGTTCGAAAAAGGGGACCTGGGAGGAGGTATCTGCTCTGCAAGCTGCCAAGAGAATGGTCCCTGCCTGGAGTCCACTCCCATGATATAGGACAGTTTGTCTCCTGAGACCATATCCCTCCTGCCCCATGTTCTCCTCTGTCAAATGTGCTGCAGGGTGATGAACCACTGCTGCATCCTGACCAGGGCTCATGGTTTTGTCATTGCAGAGGAACGTGAGCCCACTCTGCGTCTTCTGGCAGGAGAACACCACTGGTGAGTGCTCCTGCACTTGGGTGGGAAGCCAGGCGCTGCCTTTGCTCCTTTTGCAGGGTACCACAGAGCTGCTGATAGGAGTAAAAGTTGCTCTGCGCCTCCCTTCATCGCTCCTGCTCCATACTCATTCCCCATGGGGCTGATTTCAGGTTTTTCTCTCCAAAGCTAACCTCAGAGCTCTCTCCCTCCCTAGGGATGGTTTCTGGTGCTGAGGCTGTTGCCTGAGTGGGTGTTCTTGGCATGGGACAAGCTGGGACCACCACTTTTGTCCTCCCCCCTGCCATGAACACCTTGCCCTGAAGATCCATAAACCCGAAACAGATGTTCCTGCTGCTCACCAGATGCTCTCTCTTCCTCTTGTGCAGGCAGCTCTGGGAGCTGGGACAGCTATGGTTGTACAACGGTGGCAGCTGTCAGCCGGACAGACTGCAGATGCAACCACCTCACCTACTTTGCTGTGCTGATGGTGGGTACCATCTTCCCTCAGCTCTCTACATTGTTCCCACTGGTAGTTCTTCCTCACCATCTCTTATTCGTCTTTCTCAGGTGTCCTCCCCGGAGATCACCTACATACACAGGGATTACCTGAGTATCATAACCTACATCGGCTGCCTGATCTCAGCTTTGGCAGCCATTTGCACCATCTTCTTCCTCTACTTCAGGTAGGGTCTGACAGGTCACCCCTCGCTCCCTGTCTTTGTCCTGTTAATTGCCACTACACCTGGGTGGGCACAAACTCTCCAAACACAGTTGTTGGCTTGGCTAGAAACACGAAGAAGGAGCCATGCTTGAAGAAAGCAGAGTTCTTCTCTCCAGAAACCACCCCCCTGGTCGGGTCTCCTGTAGGGCACTGAAAAACACTGACTGTTTTCAAAGATTTTCGGAAAAACAGCTTGGTTGTTGTTATGGatcaggcaagcagaagcctgcGAAGATCTTTTCAAGGGCTTGGTAGAGAACATGAGTGTCTTCTGAGTCATGTCACTTATCTTGTGTGGATGATTCAGAGCTGAAACGATGTCACTCCCTACCCCCATGGTCTAGGCCTGGAATGCAAGGTCAGCTTCAGGGACCTGAATTTGCACATGTGACGGGCGGTCCCACCCATGGGTTGGGCTCTCAGCCACTGACACCACCAGAGGGTCTTCTGGTGTGGGCAAGTTGCCCCATGCGGAGCTGTGGGGTGTTGTGGGACACCAAGGACGCTGGCCAGGCATGGTGGTAAAGTCTTCCCCCTCCTTGCTTCTGCAGGAGCAAGCAGCGAGACCAGATCACGAGCATGCACATCCACATGAACCTGCTGGGTGCCATCTTCCTGCTGGACGTCACCTTCCTCATCTCTGAGCACTTGGCTTCCAGCAGCAGCGAGGCAgtctgcagagctggggggctGCTCCTGCACTTCTCCCTCCTGAGCTGCCTCACCTGGATGGGCATTGAGGGCTACAACCTCTACCGGCTTGTGATCGAAGTCTTCAATGCCTACCATGACCATTTCCTCCTCAAGCTCTGCCTGGTGGGCTGGGGTGAGCATGAGGAGGGCAGGGATGCCCTGAGGGCATGGGCAACAGGGGATGAGGCACCTGGGTAGGTCTTACTCACCGTCTCCTGTGCCTGGATGGGGATGGAGACATAGCTGTGGGGGAGCAGACGTCTGAGAGCAGAGGGGTCCCTCTGTCGAGAGATTCGGTGGAGAAGGAGACTCATTGGCACAGAGCAGAAGTTGTTGCTAGAGCAAGGGTGGGTCACCCAGCAAGGCAGGCATGTGAGACCTTGCTTGGGGTCTTTAAATAGTAATGAGATCCTCTCTTTCTGGAAGAAACATCCAGGACAGCCCAGAGGCGGACTTGATGCTTGAAGCACCCACACATCTCTGCTGTGCTTTGGGCAGGAGGCTGCAGTAGGAAGATCTCATGACCTTTTGTGGCCTAAAATTCCATGACCCTGGGATACCCCTGGTTGAGATCAGCATAGCACAGGTCATTCCTGGGCTGGGACTTACTCCAGGTGTCCTTGTTGTGGCTGCATCCTTGTCTGCCCATTGGGAGGGAGGATATTGGTTTGTACTGGGCGAGAAAGGAGCAACAAATCTTTCCAGAAGGACCAAGGGCCAGGGACTAGGGCATCTGCTTCAGTCTGTTCTTGTCACCCAGGACTCCCTTTCTGCTGTGTGATGCTGATCTTCCTGACCAGCTGGACAAACTACGGCCCCTTCTCCATTCCTGTCTATGAATCTGTTGGTGGCAAATCTACCAGCGCAACCATGTAAGTTGTGAGAAATGGGTTTCCTGGTCCCTGGTCTTAGATACAACTGGCTAAGCCTTCACCATGTCCTACAGGCTTTTCTTAGCCCACTTGTGGTTTTTCTGGGGCtttgtgcagggtggtgggggatcTCTGCTTCCTGTTTAACTAAGTTGGATGCTGCGTTTGCACCACACCTTTGTGCTTCCCCCAACCCCTCCAACTCACGTCCCTGTGGGGTGACATAGCATGTCCCTGTGGGGTGGCATAGCATAACCCTCTGccctttctcctccttccagATGCTGGATCACGAGTCCCCTGATCCATAATGTTGTGAACCTGGGTTTCTTCAGCCTGGTGTTCCTCTTCAACTCGGTAATGCTAGGGGCCATGGTCCGGGAGATCCTCCGGCAGAACAAGAAAGGCCACAAGCTCAAGCACGTCCTGGCCCTCTTTGGGCTGAGCATCCTGCTGGGCATCCCCTGGGCGCTGGTCTTCTTCTCCTTCACCTCTGGCGTCTTCCGCCTTGTCTCCCTCTACATCTTCACCATCATCAACTCCCTCCAAGGTGAGCCTGGTATGCCAGCCTCCTCCGAAAGGCATTGAGACTTTCCTGGGGTATTGGTGGGATGGTGATAGGGTATGGGAGGAGATGTCCATGGCAGGCTAGCTGGCTTGCTCTGAACCGCTGTTGGTCCTTAGATGGGGTTCACCCACCCTGCCTTCCCTTTGGGTGTCCATCTCTGTTCCCAAGcagcaagcgataggacaagatgGAATTGCCTGAAGTTGTGCCacgggaggtttaggttgaatattaggaaaaatttcttcccagaaagggttgttgagcattggaacaggctgcccagggaagtgctggcgtcaccatccctggagaggtttaaaaggtgtgtagatgaggctcttagggatgcggtttagtggtggacttggctgtgttaaattaacggttggactcaatgatcttaagggtcttttccaacctggatgattctatgattcctcccTCCTGTCCCAGGTTTTCTCATCTTCCTCTGGTACTGGACCATGGTGTTGCAGGCGAGAAAGCCGCCTGACTTGCAGAGCAGCTCTGACAGCGTCAAGTTGCAGCCCAACGGCAGCCAGAGCCACCTGGGCTGAGCCTCGCCATGTCCGCGCCGTGCTGGGGCTCCCTGCGCAGAGTACGGCCGTGGGAAGGACCAGTGCCGTCTGCTTTGTTACTGCACCCGCCTCATAGGGCTGCTCGGAGCCCGGGGACCCACAGTGGGGCCGGCCGCCACCAACCCCTCACCTCTGCTGGCCCCCTCCCCAATTTTCCTACCCCACCACATCCCACCGGGCAGCGGCGCATCCCTTGGCTTGGCATCcttgaggcaggagggtgggatgCTCGCCTGGGCAGCGAAGGCTGCAGAAAGCAGAAGGGGCAAGGATAGGGTCCCCGGTGCCTCTGGACATCCCTTCCCATGCCCCGAGGTCAGGGATGATGGGTGGGAAAGGCCTCATCTTCAGCCCTTGCTGGTGGTCACCAAGAGGGTCCTTCCCCAGTGAAGACAGAATAACTCTGCCCCCGCAACCTCCTCTAGCAGctgaaataatctatttttgttattttgttgaaTGTATATTTTTGGATGGTGTAGAAGTTTAATGAGCATGCCTGCACACCAGACTTGTGCCCATTaaagttgttcctgctcagagcgTGGCTCACTGGGGTCTCTCTGCTGAGTGCGTTGGTGGACTCTCCAGTGGGATCCATCCCTTGGCCGTGGTTGTCCCATCCCTGGGTCAGAGCCTGGCGTTTCACCCTGCTGAGCTGGGACCTCCTGGCAGAGCACTGGCAGCCCAGTGCCATGGGGGTTGAGGTGACGGAGGGAGATGCCATGGCTTGGGAAACTGCTGTGGTCTCAGGGGAATGTCGCTACCCAGCAAAGAGGGAGGATAGGAATACGAAGAGAGAGGCTTCGCAGGATGGGAATCGTCTCCCTCGGTGGCTGTGGGGCCAGGCAAACCGTGGCTCTCCTGGCTGATCTTCCTGGCCAGCTGGACGAactgcagccccttccccatTCCTGTTTGTGAATCCATTGGTGGCAAATCCACCAGCGCAACCATGTAAGTAATGAGAAATGGGTTGCCCGGTCCCTAGTCTTAGATAAAGTCAACTGGCTAAACCTTCACTTGTGCCACTTGCAAGCGCAGCACCATGTCTGCCATCCCACCAGTTCCCCTTCCAGATGATGCTCTGGATGCAGTTCATCTCCCTCcatgcagccccaggtcctgttTGGAGCAGGTAGACCTTACCAGGAGGGGGATGTTTCATCCCCAACAGCTTGCGGCAATGCCTGGTGACTTGCCCAGTTTGGGAGAGGGATGCTCCAACACGTCACTGAGTTGGTGAGGGGCATCAGCCAAGGATTTCGCATGATGGAggtaaaaaggggaaagaaaatattcCCGAGTCAGCTGGGGGAAGTGGCCAAGGGGGAAACGACGTGGCTATGACGGTTGTCGCCGTTGCTGTGAGCTGGAGCAGGAGGTCACTTGCCAACCCACAGGAAGGCGCGAGGGGTTTGCAGAAGGGAAATGAAGACACAGCTGTTGACTCAGCTACAAGCCCTGGGGGAGCACAAAgaggagcagagccagcaggacGAGAGGAGCAGAGCACCGTGGGACAGCCAGGGACAGCCAGGAGACCCCACAACTCAGCATGAACCTGTTTCTAGGCACTGTCCTGCTGCTCCTGGTGCTGCCCGGTGAGTGGTGGGTGAGGGGAACACGGACGCCCCCAGCATAGGGGGTATCTGGGATTGGGGGTGCGTTTTCCCTTGGGACAGGGTTGACCCAAAGACCATGGTggggtttcaccccaaaatgtGGCCAGGCCAGAAGGGGGTGTTCCCACTGGAATGTGCAGAGGTGAGTGGAGCAAGGGGGTTGTTTGCTGCTGGGGGCTCTTTTAAAATGCTGGACCAGCAGCCCAGGGTCCCTCCTGTGAGCCACCCTGAGGGGGCTGGACATGGCGACATGTCAATGCAGGCATGGTGGCTTTGCCCTTACCAGCCCCAATGGCTGTCCAGCTGCTTTTGGAAGCCAATGTGACTTCAGGGCTGCTCCTTTCAAGCCTGTGGGCAAGGGGAGGACTGGCCCTAGATTTTGGggctttccccccatttccccatgtgctTTTCTTCCAGATGCTGCCAGGGGACAGGAGAGCTGTGCTGGTGAGTGGTCCCTCCCATCCCCACCCTTGCCCCTGGTGCCCACCCAGTGCCGTGGCACCCAGTGGTCACCCTGGTCCCCTTCTCCCCAGCCCTGAGTCGGGGTGACAAGCACCGCTGGTGCTGCAACATCTTGGTGGAGCTGAAGCAGCGTGGTGACGGGACCCTCAGCCCTGATTTACCCCAGCGCTGTCAGGAGCTGGGGCGCTCCGGGAGCCCCGCGTGTGCCTGCCTGCGGGAGCGCTGGCTCAGGTAGCGGGCAGGGGTGGCTGTGGCGGGGTTTGGGGTctcagcccccatgtccccctgtcccagagCCCTTCTGCCCCACAGGCTGCTGCAGTCGGCGGGCCTGGGGTTGCACAGTGGGCTGGCCGGGTTGAAGGTGCTGCTCCTGAACGTCAGCAGGGCTGTCACCCAGGATGTCCTCATCACCTTTTCCCCCACGGAGGTGAGATGTAGCCCTC is part of the Patagioenas fasciata isolate bPatFas1 chromosome 13, bPatFas1.hap1, whole genome shotgun sequence genome and harbors:
- the ADGRG1 gene encoding adhesion G-protein coupled receptor G1, which translates into the protein MKVLLLLLLSPLQGMGTSDCRQEDFHFCGDRNQTQDSSVIYQHGPALISIENTAQALIIRMPFLPNRRNSYYRYSLPPALGRYRFCIYWFKANRTLRLVYGKQSFLLGGDPSSSITWGKESQKTERTRTSIFSVSCISKDGKNTSLVSHSEYFFKASPENMPVWEQDVEEQLTTLDSLIAQPAVLATGAVEQRMLRHKLGELEKTLAKVELEGQNQTFGKATVHATVLRVQPTRAPRNLAFASQREEGGEVHGFAVDLPGSLFMTVEESEEMMERRVLLMDINSQTMFQDENSSHILGDKVVGISLVDTVVTNLSDPVVLTFFHDQLPRNVSPLCVFWQENTTGSSGSWDSYGCTTVAAVSRTDCRCNHLTYFAVLMVSSPEITYIHRDYLSIITYIGCLISALAAICTIFFLYFRSKQRDQITSMHIHMNLLGAIFLLDVTFLISEHLASSSSEAVCRAGGLLLHFSLLSCLTWMGIEGYNLYRLVIEVFNAYHDHFLLKLCLVGWGLPFCCVMLIFLTSWTNYGPFSIPVYESVGGKSTSATICWITSPLIHNVVNLGFFSLVFLFNSVMLGAMVREILRQNKKGHKLKHVLALFGLSILLGIPWALVFFSFTSGVFRLVSLYIFTIINSLQGFLIFLWYWTMVLQARKPPDLQSSSDSVKLQPNGSQSHLG